In the Heteronotia binoei isolate CCM8104 ecotype False Entrance Well chromosome 13, APGP_CSIRO_Hbin_v1, whole genome shotgun sequence genome, one interval contains:
- the PIRT gene encoding phosphoinositide-interacting protein, translated as MEIQAKGMEEGEKSPECKDLLPSKTASTLCISSRSESIWNDNPRNKWDVYHKPVIVLSVGGAVFLFGMAITSLTCLTTANVTSMTKEAFKLCGPAFLSLGLMLVVCGLVWIPIIRKKLRQRQKYHFLQSIKSFFFNH; from the coding sequence ATGGAAATCCAAGCAAAAGGCATGGAGGAAGGAGAGAAGTCTCCAGAGTGCAAGGACTTGCTGCCCAGCAAAACAGCCAGCACGCTGTGCATCAGCTCACGCAGTGAGTCCATCTGGAATGACAACCCCCGGAACAAGTGGGATGTTTACCACAAGCCTGTTATTGTACTGTCAGTGGGAGGAGCTGTTTTCCTCTTTGGTATGGCTATCACCAGCCTGACCTGCCTCACTACTGCAAATGTAACATCCATGACCAAGGAAGCTTTTAAACTGTGTGGGCCAGCTTTCCTGTCACTTGGACTCATGCTGGTTGTGTGTGGGCTTGTTTGGATCCCCATAATCCGCAAAAAGCTGAGGCAGAGACAGAAGTACCACTTCCTCCAGAGTATTAAATCATTCTTCTTCAATCACTGA